A region from the Lolium perenne isolate Kyuss_39 chromosome 4, Kyuss_2.0, whole genome shotgun sequence genome encodes:
- the LOC127348688 gene encoding putative serpin-Z8: protein MDFRATVPTRDQRRSAVGRSGGLAALSAGLSRVLADKHPDSNIVFSPLSIYTALALVAAGARGPTLEEILRFLGARSREELDEFVGATRDALQDRSGSGGPRFAFACGVWSDLSCSLKPGFREAVVDGAYKVEASTVDFRGDAEGSRRLINEWAARATNGLIDSVLSEGSVTPHTRVVLGNAVYFKGKWEEPFSKGDTEKAPFRRLRGGAVDVPFMHNGKQQFVAVHAGFKVLKLRYKMLDAFLTRDTKKPAPFFPRRAPLVNPDGYIRAPPTSRHESNSSPSTASINNNGSSNNTQNIISNSTQFSMCIFLPDADDGLRSLIDAIASRPGFLHEHMPRRKIKVRDFRVPRFKLSFHESVVDNLKELGLQLPFSPKADLSDMTEDDESGFRQGLNNVIHKAVIEVNEEGTEAAAVTMVCINPTASATPQPWVDFVADHPFAYFIVEEETGAVVFAGHVLDPSKV from the coding sequence ATGGATTTCCGAGCAACCGTGCCGACGAGGGATCAGCGGCGGTCTGCCGTCGGCCGCTCCGGTGGCCTGGCGGCGCTCTCGGCCGGCCTCTCGCGTGTCCTCGCCGACAAGCACCCAGACAGCAACATTGTCTTCTCGCCGCTGTCCATCTACACCGCGCTGGCGCTCGTGGCCGCCGGCGCCCGCGGCCCCACTCTGGAGGAGATCCTCAGATTCCTCGGCGCGCGGTCCCGCGAAGAGCTCGACGAGTTCGTCGGCGCGACGCGGGACGCGCTGCAGGACCGGTCGGGCTCCGGCGGCCCGCGGTTCGCGTTCGCGTGCGGCGTGTGGAGCGACCTGTCGTGCTCGCTGAAGCCCGGCTTCCGCGAGGCCGTGGTCGACGGCGCGTACAAGGTCGAGGCGTCCACCGTCGACTTTCGCGGCGACGCGGAGGGGTCACGTCGCCTGATCAACGAGTGGGCGGCTCGCGCCACGAACGGCCTGATCGACTCCGTTCTCAGCGAAGGCTCGGTGACCCCACACACCCGCGTCGTGCTCGGCAACGCCGTGTACTTCAAGGGCAAGTGGGAAGAGCCCTTCAGCAAGGGAGACACGGAGAAGGCGCCGTTCCGCCGGCTACGCGGCGGCGCCGTCGACGTGCCCTTCATGCACAACGGGAAGCAACAGTTCGTAGCCGTGCACGCCGGATTCAAGGTGCTAAAGCTTCGGTACAAGATGTTGGACGCCTTCTTAACACGAGATACCAAGAAGCCTGCACCGTTTTTCCCCCGGCGTGCTCCACTTGTCAATCCTGATGGATACATTCGTGCTCCTCCTACTTCCCGCCATGAATCCAACAGTTCTCCATCCACGGCGTCCATAAACAACAATGGCAGCTCCAACAACACTCAGAACATCATCTCCAACTCCACACAGTTCTCCATGTGCATCTTCCTCCCGGACGCCGACGACGGCCTGCGCAGCCTGATCGACGCCATCGCTTCACGTCCAGGCTTCCTGCACGAGCACATGCCTCGTCGCAAGATCAAAGTCCGTGACTTCCGTGTGCCCAGGTTTAAGCTGTCCTTCCACGAAAGCGTCGTCGACAACCTGAAGGAGCTAGGCCTCCAACTTCCATTCAGCCCCAAGGCCGACCTGTCCGACATGACGGAGGACGACGAGTCCGGTTTCCGGCAGGGCCTAAACAACGTAATCCACAAGGCGGTTATCGAGGTGAACGAGGAAGGCACCGAAGCTGCCGCCGTCACCATGGTTTGTATCAACCCTACGGCCTCCGCGACGCCGCAGCCATGGGTAGATTTTGTCGCTGATCATCCGTTCGCCTACTTCATTGTGGAGGAGGAGACTGGCGCCGTCGTCTTTGCCGGGCACGTCCTAGACCCGTCGAAAGTGTAG